One Kribbella sp. NBC_00662 genomic region harbors:
- a CDS encoding Dyp-type peroxidase, translating to MVVLIQEVLREPAKAAVFLVLAVRPGSEDTALALLEDVAGLTRAVGFRAPDDQLSCVVGIGASAWSRLYRVPAPRDLHPFRALSGAKHTAPATHGDLLFHFRARRLDLCFELARQVMARLTGHVKVLDEVQGFKYFDERDLLGFVDGTENPTGPKAVAAITVGDEDPAYAGGSYVVVQKYLHDLDAWQALPVAEQERVIGREKLSDFELSDEDKPANSHVAVNTIVDPDGTERQIVRENMAFGSPGAAEFGTYFIGYAATPDVIERMLHRMFVGEPPGNYDRILDFSTAVTGSLFFVPTAEFLEDPSPAPAATTPARTTTNPADGSLGIGSLRRSRT from the coding sequence GTGGTGGTCCTGATTCAGGAGGTACTGCGTGAGCCCGCGAAGGCGGCGGTCTTCCTGGTGCTCGCCGTACGTCCCGGATCCGAGGACACCGCGCTGGCCCTGCTGGAGGACGTCGCCGGGCTCACGCGTGCTGTCGGGTTCCGCGCGCCGGACGACCAGCTGAGCTGCGTCGTCGGCATCGGCGCGTCCGCGTGGAGCCGGCTCTACCGTGTGCCGGCCCCACGCGACCTGCATCCCTTCCGGGCGTTGTCCGGCGCGAAGCACACCGCGCCGGCGACGCACGGTGACCTGCTGTTCCACTTCCGCGCCCGCCGGCTCGACCTGTGTTTCGAGCTCGCCCGCCAGGTGATGGCGCGGCTGACCGGTCACGTGAAGGTGCTCGACGAAGTACAGGGCTTCAAGTACTTCGACGAGCGCGATCTGCTCGGCTTCGTCGACGGCACCGAGAACCCGACCGGCCCGAAGGCCGTCGCGGCGATCACGGTCGGCGACGAGGACCCGGCGTACGCGGGCGGCAGCTACGTCGTCGTACAGAAGTATCTGCACGACCTCGACGCCTGGCAGGCGCTGCCGGTCGCCGAGCAGGAGCGCGTGATCGGCCGGGAGAAACTCAGCGACTTCGAGTTGTCCGACGAGGACAAGCCGGCCAACTCGCACGTCGCGGTGAACACGATCGTCGACCCGGACGGCACCGAGCGGCAGATCGTCCGCGAGAACATGGCCTTCGGCTCACCCGGCGCCGCCGAGTTCGGCACCTATTTCATCGGGTACGCCGCCACCCCGGACGTGATCGAGCGGATGCTGCACCGGATGTTCGTCGGTGAGCCGCCCGGGAACTACGACCGGATCCTTGACTTCTCGACCGCGGTCACCGGCAGTCTGTTCTTCGTGCCGACCGCGGAGTTCCTCGAAGACCCGTCGCCGGCTCCCGCAGCGACCACGCCCGCCCGGACCACTACGAACCCGGCGGACGGATCGCTGGGAATCGGCAGCCTCAGAAGGAGTCGCACATGA